In Tenacibaculum sp. MAR_2010_89, the sequence TGGACAGGTTTGTTATTACTTCATCTAACTAATGCAGTACCTATGGATAAAACATTTCTAACAATTACATTCATAATAGCTTTAGCAATATTTATTTTAGATTATTTCATACCAGCAATGGGAACCAAAAAATTTGGAGGAACAAAATATGGAGTCTACGGTACTACTATTGGTTTAATTATAGGATTATTTTCTCCTATTCCTTTTGGAATATTAATAGGAGCTTTTACTGGAGCCTTGATTGGAGAGTTATTATACGATAGTAAAGATGTTAACAGAGCCCTAAAAGCTTCTTTTGGTGCTTTTCTAGGTTTTTTAGCTTCCGTCACTATTAAATTCTCTGTTGCAGTAATCTATTTTGTACTTTTTATTATACAATTTTGGGAGTATAAAGGTGGCTTTTGGAGCTAAATTTAGCACAAAAAAAAAGCAACCCATCTCAGGGAAGCTTTCCATTGGTAACAAAACCATGGTGCATTTAAGCACCTTAACAACACAACTAAACGCTGCCCTTAAAAAAAGACAGCCTGCAAATATACGAACTTTATTTAAACACACAAGTAAAAAATATTTTTTTTTACTAAAA encodes:
- a CDS encoding DUF456 domain-containing protein, producing the protein MDTFLLLLGLLFVFLGIIGSFLPILPGPITGWTGLLLLHLTNAVPMDKTFLTITFIIALAIFILDYFIPAMGTKKFGGTKYGVYGTTIGLIIGLFSPIPFGILIGAFTGALIGELLYDSKDVNRALKASFGAFLGFLASVTIKFSVAVIYFVLFIIQFWEYKGGFWS